The nucleotide window GTGCAATCAATTGAAGACATCTGGCAGGAAACACTGCAAATTGTCAAAAAAAATATGAGTAAACCGAGTTACGATACTTGGATGAAATCAACAACTGCTCATTCATTAGAAGGTAACACGTTTATCATTTCAGCGCCCAATAATTTTGTTCGCGATTGGTTAGAGAAAAGCTACACCCAGTTCATCGCTAACATTTTGCAAGAAATAACTGGCCGCTTATTTGATGTCCGCTTTATTGATGGGGAGCAAGAAGAAAATTTTGAATACACCGTGATAAAACCCAGTCCAGCACTTGATGAAGATGGTATTGAAATTGGCAAACATATGCTTAATCCGCGTTATGTTTTTGATACTTTTGTCATTGGTTCTGGTAATAGATTTGCACATGCAGCATCACTCGCAGTAGCCGAAGCACCAGCGAAAGCGTACAATCCTCTCTTCATTTATGGAGGAGTTGGTCTTGGAAAAACACATTTAATGCATGCAGTTGGCCATTACGTTCAACAACATAAAGATAACGCCAAAGTAATGTATCTTTCTAGTGAAAAATTCACCAATGAGTTTATTAGTTCGATTAGAGATAATAAAACCGAAGAATTTCGCACAAAATATCGTAATGTGGACGTTTTACTTATTGATGATATTCAATTTTTAGCTGGTAAAGAAGGAACACAAGAGGAATTTTTCCATACTTTTAATACGCTTTATGATGAACAAAAACAAATTATTATCTCCAGTGACCGGCCACCAAAAGAAATTCCAACACTTGAAGATAGACTTAGATCTCGCTTTGAATGGGGACTAATAACCGATATTACACCTCCAGATTTAGAAACGCGGATCGCCATTTTACGTAAAAAAGCAAAAGCAGACGGCCTGGATATTCCAAATGAAGTCATGCTCTATATTGCAAACCAAATTGATTCTAATATTCGTGAGCTAG belongs to Listeria ivanovii subsp. ivanovii and includes:
- the dnaA gene encoding chromosomal replication initiator protein DnaA, whose amino-acid sequence is MQSIEDIWQETLQIVKKNMSKPSYDTWMKSTTAHSLEGNTFIISAPNNFVRDWLEKSYTQFIANILQEITGRLFDVRFIDGEQEENFEYTVIKPSPALDEDGIEIGKHMLNPRYVFDTFVIGSGNRFAHAASLAVAEAPAKAYNPLFIYGGVGLGKTHLMHAVGHYVQQHKDNAKVMYLSSEKFTNEFISSIRDNKTEEFRTKYRNVDVLLIDDIQFLAGKEGTQEEFFHTFNTLYDEQKQIIISSDRPPKEIPTLEDRLRSRFEWGLITDITPPDLETRIAILRKKAKADGLDIPNEVMLYIANQIDSNIRELEGALIRVVAYSSLVNKDITAGLAAEALKDIIPSSKSQVITISGIQETVGEYFHVRLEDFKAKKRTKSIAFPRQIAMYLSRELTDASLPKIGDEFGGRDHTTVIHAHEKISQLLKTDQVLKNDLAEIEKNLRKAQNMF